The genomic DNA GAGTCTGAATGATAAAATATGGTCATAGTtcaaaagttttacattttttttgtgtatacAATAGtgaaatagacaaataaaattATTTGACAATTAGTATTTAATAGTTAAATATAATTTGAGTCAATTGGATTTAGATTATTTTCGctttcttaaaaatatttttaaaaatgctgttttcattCTGTCTGCATGAGGGTGATGTATGCATGTTGTATGCTTTGTTTACAACTGTTAAAGGTTTATGGTTGGAGGTcagtgcatttatttattagccacacctgtaaaaaaaaaaacaaccaaggAAATGAGCTTTGACAGGTTGTACATAGAATATAGAAGAATTTATACTACAAGATGTTCGTAGTTTACAGCATTCAGACAAATAGATAGAAATCACATCTGTGTTCAGTCAATATGAAGGATTGCTTAAATTAACATGCTGTCTGTATTGTGCAGTACTGAGGAGATCCCACTGAAAATCCTTGCACACAACAACTTTGTGGGAAGATTAATTGGAAAGGAAGGACGCAACCTAAAGAAAATCGAGCAGGACACGGGGACCAAGATCACAATCTCACCGTAAGATTGCTTGACGCTGTCCCAAAGTTCGCTGATATCTACTTGTATTGACACCACTGCAAGGCCTTCGCATAATGTTGCAGTAGCTGCTGTGGTATCACTATTTAAATTGTCAGAGTTCTTGCTCATTTGCCCCTTGTTCTATCCAGTCTCCAGGACCTGACCCTGTACAACCCAGAGCGGACCATCACAATAAAGGGCGCCATTGAGGCGTGTGCAAGAGCAGAAGAGGAGGTCATGAAGAAGATCAGGGAATCGTATGAGAGCGACATGGCTGCTATGAATGTAAGTGTTCATTACACCAAGAGTTGAAATGGATTCACCAGGAAATGTGGAGTGTGACTTCACTTAGTTTTAATGGTTAATATTTTTAAGCATGTGGTGGTAAAAACTACACATTTTCTTTGACTAACTGACTCAAAAGTGACAGCAGATATTCTGCAGTAGTAGACTGTTTCCTAAAGGTGATTAAGTTTACATCCACACAAACCAAATTATGTCAAAAGGAAGCAAATCAGGTAATGGGTTTACGTGCACAAGCGATCTGAAAACACCACCAGCATTGAGTATTTTGTCAgaaataaacttaaaaacaaCTTATAGAAAACAGTTTTCCTTCAGCATGTTCTGATCAGGTTCCTCCTTAGAAGCTTCTCATAAATGGAAAGATTTTCAGATTGTATGTATAACATTTCAGATACTGGAGAATGACTAAAATATTTTCTTCCCTCTTACAAACCTCACAGCTAGAATCAAGCTAAAGTGATTTATATTTCAGTTCTATCTGAAGTCGTTAGTTACATAAGTTTGATACCAATCTTCTGGGCAGTTTACTTCCCCAAAATGGTCACTGTGGGGTTTTTTCAGGGCATGTTGTAAGCCAGTTACTACTTTGCAAaagttcattttcttctttaaaggTTGCTTAATTATACTGTGTAATGTGAAGCTGTAAAGAGATGACAACTTTTATGATTTACACATTCTACTCACTTTTTGAGCTGTAGTAATAACTCTTGTGTAGTTGGAATTGTATATGTAAATCTTGTGGAGATGAAATGGGTACAAACCCTCCACTAAGGTCCATATTGTAAACATACATGACTGTGGTAAATGTTATTCTGGATAAGAGGTGTTGATGCACATCTGTAACATACCGGTATGTTGTGTTGatggaaatgtttttcattaattCTAGCTCCAGTCCAACCTGATTCCAGGTTTGAACCTGAACGCTCTGGGTTTGTTCCCCAGTGGAACACCAGGCATGGGTCCCTCCATGTCCAGTGTCCCACCTCCTGGAGCCCACGGTGGATGCTCATCATTTGGAGTAAGTCTCCTTGTCACatactatactgtacagtaGCTTGCCCCTTATGCTACCATAACAGACCAAGAACTGGTTGTTTTGTCTTGGGTCGTCTAGTGAAAactattattaatttattttttaaatcagatatTTAGTCTTTAGCAACTCagtttcatgtttctttttccctttAGTGCAGTCCCTATGGGGGTGAGGGGCCATTTTGGGCTTCTATGCTGTCGGCGAGCAGCCAGCCACTTGCTGTAAGTCACCCGTCCCAAAGTGCTTTGCACGGCTTGTGGCGGCTCGCAGCAGGAAGAGTTGGCAGGGTTTGCTACATCGAAGTTCTCCAGCTGCCCTTTGTTCTCTGACCTTTAGGCAGGCCCTAATCTGTGTGCAATTTTTAATCAGGGGGATAGTGGAGACATAAATCCTGGAGGGCAACAGCAGCTTGGCTACCAGTTGTATTTTAGTTGAGTTGCGACACGTTTTACAGTGTTATTTCTAACAAATATGAGGCATTTCCACTTGTTTAGGAAGTTGAATGTTTTccaaacagagaggaaaacattcTCAGAACTAAAATCCTTTCTCCAGATTTGGAGGCTGCCAATGCAAGTTGTTGGTGTGCCCTCAGCTGACACATTGACTGGAATATTGGGCTCAATCCTAAATCAACAGCGGTGCTTGTTGTTCCTTTTTGACGATGCAACCGCCTCCTTTTTCAGAGCTCATGTCAATCACTCACTCAAACAAGTGATGTGCTCTAACATGACTAGCACAACTCTTttgtataatataaaacatttctttctttttcttttagataTTTATGATTGAAGTACTAAACGGATGCATGCGGCAAACTGAGATCATGGcttttttagaaaaaatattttttatatacatttttaacagtgtaaaagaaactaaaaatgtattggCGTTGGCAAGACATAGACCGAGTGGCGTAACACAGTTCCCCCTGGACATCTGCGATTGTATCACTGCATTACAGATATGCCACTTCTGGTCATCTGATTTCAAATGGAGGGCATGAGCTCCAATGTAGCTTAGAGAATGTAACAGCTTTGCTAGATTTAATGATCTGCATTTGCGCATTGGTGGCTGGAGTTGAGCAAGCGGTCTTCAGTTACTGTTCCTGTGATGTGCCTCCTCGTCACAGTAGTACTAATGTGCTTATACCCAGCAGGGACACCCAGAGTCGGAGACGGTTCACCTGTTCATCCCTGCGCTTGCAGTGGGAGCCATCATTGGAAAACAGGGTCAGCACATCAAACAGCTGTCACACTTTGCTGGAGCCTCAATCAAGGTGAGTGACGGACGGTAAAGTTCTGAATCTCAGTGATAATGTGTCAGTGTCAGGTTGCTTGTTTGTTAATGCTGGCTGCCTGCCCTTCTTCAGATTGCCCCAGCGGAAGGGATGGATGCCAAACAGAGGATGGTCATTATTGTTGGACCACCAGAGGCTCAGTTTAAGGTGTTGTACCTTCACATGAAACTGTTTGATTAGAAATAAAAGAATGGAGCCATATAGTTAAATTTCATGGTGACAACTGTTAGCTGTATCTTTATTTTGCAGTCAGTGTGTTCTCACTTCATTAACCGTTTTAAACTGGTAGCATCTTGTTGGCTCTTTACAACCAGAAGTAAAATAAGTTTTTCTTAAGCTGCACTTTTAAAACGAGACATTTTTCcccaggaaaaaaagagcaaaagtaATTGGTATTCTAACGTGTTCGGCTGCAGGCTCAGTGTCGCATTTTTGGCAAGCTGAAGGAAGAGAATTTCTTTGGACCCAAAGAGGAGGTGAAGCTGGAGGCTCACATCAAGGTTCCCTCCTTTGCTGCTGGACGGGTCATCGGAAAGGGTGGAAAAACGGTAAATAAGGAGACTGATTGATCAGTGCTTGAAATTTGGAAAGCTATGTTGGTGCGATCATTAAGTTTGTtccaacaaataaaaaaattaagctgttttatttcatccaatttcttattctttttcatCTTGATATCTCAATTGCGGCTGCAGGTAAACGAGCTGCAGAACCTGACCTGCGCAGAAGTGGTGGTGCCCAGGGACCAGACGCCTGACGAGAACGATCAGGTCATAGTCAAGATCAGCGGACACTTCTTTGCATGCCAGGTGGGTGCTGCGAAGAAAACCGGCATGTGCAGTATCTCAGGAAGTCTTATCTCCCAAAAGGCACATGATTAAGAAGTcgtctttgtctgtctctgtatAATCGAATGAAGGTTTTTGCATTAAGATACTTGCGGGCAAACGCAGCTCTGAGTATCTGCCTTTAATCGCAGCCATAAAATCTCTTATTTTTAATCAGGACCAAGTAAGGTTTACCTGGGTGCAGTCTATGCAGATTGAGTGAAAATCCAACTATTTAAATATTGGCCATCTTAATTTAATTCAAGAAAGTCTTGCAGCTGCAATACATGCTGACAAAAGCATGGGCTGAGGATGAGGAATCACTTGAGGATAACACGGGATCCCTTAAGACTTGTAACTTTATGTCATGATCTGGTTTTAAAATTCCCCTTTTATCCCCATGTTGTCCAGCTGGCCCAGAGGAAGATTCAGGAGATCCTGGCCCAGGTGAGGAGGCAGCAACAGCCTAAGCCCACATCTGGAGCCCAACCTCCACTGCCCCGCAGGAAGTAAAAGACCCAGCGGACCTGGAGGAATGGTGACTGAATCTGCCAGAAGACTAGACAGTTGGACAGATGCAGCAGAGTCCAGGGGGAGAAGAAGACAAGGGGTTGTAATGCTCATCTCAGGGGTCAAAGGTTATCAGAACCCAACCAAACATCCACCCCTCCTTGTCTTACTTGAGCTTTCAAGTGTGGCTAAGAGACTCTACGCCTCTAAACCCCCACCCACCTCACCTCTCTGCAtctctgtgaaaaaaatgtacattggAGGGCTCCCAACATCACCTGCCCTCACATGTGCGCACCCCTCGACCGCTCTCCTCCTGCCCCCACGGGTGTGttcaaaaattatttttttcctctttttacactagaaacacaaagaagaaataagGATCCCCCTCCTATCACCTCTTTTGGTGTGGTACTTCAAACCTGACAAGATGTTTTCGGTTGACTTCAGATTTAGttgacactttgttttttttccttttcttttttttttcagtgttcaatAGGTTGAAGCTTTCTCATGAGTTTTCTGTGGAAAGGAAAAGGCATTGCTATCAAGGTCCTGGTCGGACCAACAGAGAGGTTTATTTGGGGGGAGGGTTGGCTCAGGTTGGTTGGGCCATGTTTAGGGGAAAGATTCTTGTTTCAGGACAGGACCCCTGAAAGGGTGGATTATATTGGGCGTTCTGCCCTTGTAATGATAGTGGCATTTTATAAATTCGGATGCATTTTATAGATAGACCTATATACATAGATGAATATATATTTAGAGGTGAGGGCAGCGCCACGACTGACACTTAGGGAAATGGTGCCGAACTGCTGCTGCCCAGGAAAACCAATTTAATATGCATTTTACTTAACTACCTCAGGATCTAGTACctcagaagagaaaagaaaatgattatatatatatatgaaaaaatgttcctttcttttttattttgcttttgtgGTATTTTGTATACTTTATAAAGCTGATAGtctttgaacatttttatttttttaagaaaatttaaaatttgGTCAGCTGCCAACTGACCTTCCTTCAACTCTGGTGCTTTAGGTGGCattgtacatgtgtatgtgtgacttaAGATGACCCTGTACATAAAGTCTATTTGTACATAGTGGCCCCGGAGCAAGAGTTGGCGCCCCCCTCAGCTGGCGGCTGACAGGAGTATCCAGAGAAAATCGCCTCAGTTTTTCCCCTGAGGGTCCACCATCTTctgaaaaaaagtacaaaacaacTAAGACATGCAAATGATGCCAACCGTACATAATTGCAGCAATGCCATTTAGTTTTGGGATTGACATTGTTATTGGTAATGGTACTTTAATTTGTCAAAATTTCCTTTTTCGCCTTCCTAGCAGGGCTGTGGTCGGAGCAGTGCAGGGGTGGACTGTAATGGTCCTCTGTGTAGCTGCTCTAGAGTTAGCAGAGCgtctgttttttgtctgttctgTTCCCAGGACATCTGCCACCACCTTGACAATAGTGTCTTAGCAAGGTCCAAGCCCGACTAGGTTTATTTTCATAGAGCAAGCTTTGTCAGTTCGGAGTGGCCCTTGTAGCCAGGCCATCAAGTCAATGTTAACGTTGTTCACTGCATGGTGAGGGTAGGGGGAGTCGCACTGatagatgcatttttttttttttttttttttttgctatagcaaaatgatttaaacaaaaaagactTCTCTGTAACTCACAAATGTAACTTGATGTTTCAATTTGTTGTTCATACAGGGAAAAATAAGCTCGAAAGGCACACAAAATACTGAATGAACCCTGACTGGGGgtaagaaaagaggaaagaaatccAAAACTTAAATAtacaatttatttcatttgtctCTTCATGCCGAATGTAAATATGTTGATTGTGGTAAAAGTGCTTGAGTGTATCCATGCTTCCACAGTAGAACGCCGTCTACCTCAGctgagggggtggggggttgttGTGGCACTAGGCACCCCACCCTGCCCCCACTGAGCGCCAGCGCGCACTGATACCTCAGTCCCAGGAACACTTCTTTCTACATGGGCGCGCCATCCTAACACCGCGCTTTAACTGAGGGGCACAAGTGATACTTAAAATTATCCCTGACACCTCCCAATCCCCCGCTTTCTTCCTGCCAAACCACCCTCCCCAgccccttcccctcctctgcAGTTTGTTTTGATCTACCTCTTTAGACATGTATTTGAAGTAGAGGCATTCTTCTATTTGTTAGGAtttagtccccccccccccccccccccccctccttacACCTCCCCATGCTTCCCCagatataaattaaaacttaaaataaaatcatttactCTTTAGAATTGAGAGAATAATCGAAAGTGatcaaaatattttcttttgccAGTGTTTATATATACTCTTTTTGGCTTAATTGAAATCCTCAAACGATGGTTATTTCTTTCTGCTTTCTATTTTTGGTGGTGTGGCTTACATGTATTTGAACTCTTGCTTGGGTTTTTGTGAAAAAGGTCAAATCACGTGTTTGATTTAGCATTCAATAGTTTAAAACGAGAAaatacaggttttttttcttaaaaaaagggcctgccttttttgtttgatttgtaaGACTACAAAATAGATACaagtcctgtctttttttacctTTTGTCTTTCACAAATGCTACACACTCGCTGATTTGGTAGCTATTTTCTTCTGTTAGCATTTCTTGGCTGTGTAACGTGGAACATCCTCTTGGTATGGGACAGATTTGAGGGACTGGGTCTCTGAGTTTTTTTGGAAAAGTGATCTAACTTCAGCATGATattccctcctccccctctctgcaACCATGCTTGTGCCCCTTCACCTCCCCCTCACACAGCTCCACTTGTCAAATGcctctgaataaaaaataaaaaaaaatttaaaaaaaggaagtgttGTCTGGccttttccccccccccaccttttCCACAGAGGATTTTTTTGTGCtaattgtatttgtgtgtagatGTTCATACAGACAACCAAATCTATATTACTAGTTAGTCTTATAACAgaattttgtttgaaaaaattaaCTCTTTAGAGCAAATAGTATAACTGGGCACTCTAAATTCTTCAGAATTGAGCATCATATCACTACATTTTGTAGAAATAACAGCTATGATAATTGC from Scomber scombrus chromosome 16, fScoSco1.1, whole genome shotgun sequence includes the following:
- the igf2bp3 gene encoding insulin-like growth factor 2 mRNA-binding protein 3 isoform X2, producing MNKLYIGNVSAEASEEDFETIFEQWKIPHSGPFLVKTGYAFVDCPDEKAAMKAIDVLSGKVELHGKVLEVEHSVPKRQRSCKMQIRNIPPHMQWEVLDSMLAQYGTVESCEQVNTDTETAVVNVRYAAKDQARLAMEKLNGSMMENYALKVSYIPDETAAPEGPSPGGRRGFNSRGPPRSGSPGLGARPKVQSDIPLRVLVPTQFVGAIIGKEGATIRNITKQTHSKIDIHRKENAGAAEKPITIHSTPEGCSNACRTIMEIMQKEAVDTKFTEEIPLKILAHNNFVGRLIGKEGRNLKKIEQDTGTKITISPLQDLTLYNPERTITIKGAIEACARAEEEVMKKIRESYESDMAAMNLQSNLIPGLNLNALGLFPSGTPGMGPSMSSVPPPGAHGGCSSFGQGHPESETVHLFIPALAVGAIIGKQGQHIKQLSHFAGASIKIAPAEGMDAKQRMVIIVGPPEAQFKAQCRIFGKLKEENFFGPKEEVKLEAHIKVPSFAAGRVIGKGGKTVNELQNLTCAEVVVPRDQTPDENDQVIVKISGHFFACQLAQRKIQEILAQVRRQQQPKPTSGAQPPLPRRK
- the igf2bp3 gene encoding insulin-like growth factor 2 mRNA-binding protein 3 isoform X1 — translated: MNKLYIGNVSAEASEEDFETIFEQWKIPHSGPFLVKTGYAFVDCPDEKAAMKAIDVLSGKVELHGKVLEVEHSVPKRQRSCKMQIRNIPPHMQWEVLDSMLAQYGTVESCEQVNTDTETAVVNVRYAAKDQARLAMEKLNGSMMENYALKVSYIPDETAAPEGPSPGGRRGFNSRGPPRSGSPGLGARPKVQSDIPLRVLVPTQFVGAIIGKEGATIRNITKQTHSKIDIHRKENAGAAEKPITIHSTPEGCSNACRTIMEIMQKEAVDTKFTEEIPLKILAHNNFVGRLIGKEGRNLKKIEQDTGTKITISPLQDLTLYNPERTITIKGAIEACARAEEEVMKKIRESYESDMAAMNLQSNLIPGLNLNALGLFPSGTPGMGPSMSSVPPPGAHGGCSSFGCSPYGGEGPFWASMLSASSQPLAGHPESETVHLFIPALAVGAIIGKQGQHIKQLSHFAGASIKIAPAEGMDAKQRMVIIVGPPEAQFKAQCRIFGKLKEENFFGPKEEVKLEAHIKVPSFAAGRVIGKGGKTVNELQNLTCAEVVVPRDQTPDENDQVIVKISGHFFACQLAQRKIQEILAQVRRQQQPKPTSGAQPPLPRRK